A part of Myxococcus landrumus genomic DNA contains:
- a CDS encoding AAA family ATPase yields MDKHFHLFVRNYPGLGVAAHVLTHPNLATFAPDLATARIDIAEVLRRLIKRGELQQSQTYWPDLRTKKMNLTVRAVQHGRLLPVPLKLTVVTRGRAKPERGTKKSSASTKGNMHVWVPRLDVEGSLQDASDLEAYVEELVRHELYMAPLERLHSLAYLGDETVETLSVTTKSRETVRATFAAERKSTTYRPPPPPGLSEASRCLNEEVRAGLMERAWERTAEVTMLAEAVTSTSRASVLLVGPPSVGKTSLVHELVHRAEAAPSGHPLHGLEVYSTSGGRIMAGMRYLGQWQARVQHMIEELRVRRAVLHMDSLAELLSLGGGDTGLDVARHLLPALEGGEVTLVLEATPEDVARAERTHGAFLQALRHLTVPPLSPVAARTAVLHASQRVAKSRKVRFTPDALDRAAELTERFGEGPPPGGAVSLLRAATAANASSKDVDAGAVTQAFCTRTGYPRELVDTSIRLDPDALLRRFRERIVGQDEATLLLRNLVVTLKTGLADPSRPLGAFLLLGPTGVGKTESALALAEYLFGDVARLARFDMAEYAAPGSASRLVGEVGGQQGGLARRVREQPFGVVLLDEVEKADSGVHDLLLQVLGEGRLTDGTGRTVSFRNTVVLLTSNLGADSASRSLGFSGDGPRNMEAHYLGAATAFFRPELLNRLDQVVPYRALGPDIIRTLVRRTLETALSREGLTRRGVKVTFGDDLVDFLARTGFDARYGARPLKRAVEQHAVVPLAQWLAAHAHTPHPHVVLRVSADGRVELAPAS; encoded by the coding sequence ATGGACAAGCACTTTCACCTGTTCGTGCGCAACTACCCCGGGCTCGGCGTGGCGGCCCACGTGTTGACGCACCCGAACCTCGCCACGTTCGCCCCGGACCTCGCGACCGCGCGCATCGACATCGCGGAGGTGCTGCGGCGGCTCATCAAGCGCGGCGAGCTGCAACAATCCCAGACGTACTGGCCGGACCTGCGCACGAAGAAGATGAACCTCACCGTGCGCGCCGTGCAGCACGGACGGCTGCTGCCCGTGCCCCTCAAGCTCACGGTGGTGACGCGGGGCCGGGCGAAGCCCGAGCGCGGGACGAAGAAGTCCAGCGCATCCACCAAGGGGAACATGCATGTCTGGGTGCCCCGCCTGGACGTGGAGGGTTCGCTGCAAGACGCCTCGGACCTGGAGGCGTACGTGGAGGAGCTCGTCCGGCACGAGCTCTACATGGCCCCGCTGGAGCGGCTGCACTCGCTGGCCTACCTGGGCGACGAGACGGTCGAAACCCTCTCCGTCACGACCAAGAGCCGGGAGACGGTCCGCGCCACCTTCGCCGCCGAGCGCAAGTCGACGACCTATCGCCCGCCGCCCCCTCCAGGGCTCTCCGAGGCCAGCCGCTGCCTCAACGAGGAGGTTCGCGCGGGCTTGATGGAGCGCGCCTGGGAGCGCACCGCGGAGGTGACGATGCTCGCGGAGGCCGTCACCTCCACCTCGCGCGCCAGCGTGCTCCTGGTGGGGCCCCCCTCCGTGGGGAAGACCTCGCTGGTCCACGAGCTGGTGCACCGGGCGGAGGCCGCGCCCTCGGGCCACCCACTCCATGGGCTGGAGGTCTACAGCACGTCGGGTGGCCGCATCATGGCCGGCATGCGCTACCTCGGGCAGTGGCAGGCGCGCGTGCAGCACATGATTGAAGAGCTGCGAGTCCGGCGCGCGGTGCTGCACATGGACAGCCTCGCGGAGCTGCTCTCCCTCGGGGGCGGGGACACGGGCCTGGACGTCGCGCGCCACCTGCTGCCCGCGCTCGAAGGCGGCGAGGTGACGCTGGTGCTGGAGGCCACGCCCGAGGATGTCGCGCGAGCGGAGCGCACGCACGGCGCCTTCCTCCAGGCGCTGCGCCACCTCACCGTGCCGCCCCTGTCGCCCGTGGCCGCGCGCACCGCCGTGTTGCACGCATCCCAGCGCGTCGCGAAGTCGCGCAAGGTGCGCTTCACTCCAGATGCACTGGACCGCGCGGCCGAGCTCACGGAGCGCTTCGGCGAAGGCCCTCCTCCTGGCGGCGCGGTGTCCCTGCTCCGCGCGGCCACGGCCGCCAACGCATCGAGCAAGGACGTGGACGCGGGCGCGGTGACCCAGGCGTTCTGCACCCGCACGGGCTATCCGCGCGAGCTGGTGGACACCTCGATTCGACTGGACCCGGATGCGCTGCTGCGCCGTTTCCGTGAGCGCATCGTCGGCCAGGACGAGGCCACGCTGCTCTTGCGCAACCTCGTCGTCACCCTGAAGACGGGGCTGGCGGACCCGTCGCGTCCGCTGGGGGCCTTCCTCCTGCTGGGCCCCACGGGCGTGGGCAAGACGGAGTCGGCGCTGGCGCTGGCCGAGTACCTCTTCGGCGACGTCGCCCGCCTCGCGCGCTTCGACATGGCCGAATACGCCGCGCCCGGAAGCGCGTCGAGGCTCGTGGGCGAAGTGGGAGGCCAACAAGGCGGGCTTGCCCGACGCGTGCGTGAGCAGCCCTTCGGTGTGGTGCTGCTGGACGAAGTGGAGAAGGCGGACTCGGGGGTGCATGACCTGCTGCTCCAGGTCCTCGGCGAAGGCCGCCTCACGGACGGCACGGGCCGCACCGTCAGCTTCCGCAACACCGTGGTGCTGCTCACCAGCAACCTCGGCGCCGACTCCGCGTCGCGCTCCCTGGGCTTCAGCGGCGACGGCCCCCGGAACATGGAGGCGCACTACCTGGGCGCGGCCACGGCCTTCTTCCGTCCGGAGCTCCTCAACCGGTTGGACCAGGTGGTCCCCTATCGCGCGCTCGGCCCGGACATCATCCGGACGCTCGTGCGCCGGACGCTCGAAACGGCGCTGAGCCGCGAGGGCCTCACGCGGCGCGGAGTGAAGGTGACCTTCGGCGATGACCTGGTGGACTTCCTGGCGCGCACGGGCTTCGACGCGCGGTATGGCGCCCGGCCCCTCAAGCGCGCGGTGGAGCAGCACGCGGTGGTCCCCCTGGCGCAGTGGCTCGCAGCGCACGCCCACACGCCGCACCCGCACGTGGTGCTGCGTGTGAGCGCCGACGGCCGCGTGGAGCTGGCGCCCGCCTCCTGA